In Alkalihalobacterium alkalinitrilicum, a genomic segment contains:
- the lpdA gene encoding dihydrolipoyl dehydrogenase: MAESEWDVIIVGGGPGGYSAAIRCGQLGLKTLLIEKGELGGTCLNVGCIPTKSYVHFAELITKIRSANQIGVKAEINYIDLEKFQSNKQSIVHKLTNGIAHLLKNSGVKVEKGSASFLSPYQLKIKKGNKEKIAEAKNIIVAVGTSPINLNTLSFDYETIVSSSEVLSWTTLPKHIAIIGGGVIGLEFASIFSQLGVRVTVIEQLPQILAMEDEEIVSMLKRSLEKRGVVFYTSTKIKSHEKKVGKVSITLENVTSKFELMFDKVLVAAGRKPNIENLDLVNVPIKIDKGFILTNEYMETNVKGIYAVGDVTPMWPLAHVAYEEGLVAAENIAGKKTKMNYQATPRCIYTAPELSAVGLTELQAKQQYNHVTSQTISFNANSKALINGNGIGEGKLKIIFDETYGEIFGFSMVGNGVNELIAEGTLAMHLESTVEELTHVIHPHPSLSEGVKELALLAMGKPLHTSSLVSQWK, from the coding sequence ATGGCTGAGTCAGAATGGGATGTCATTATTGTAGGAGGAGGTCCTGGTGGATATTCAGCGGCGATTCGATGTGGTCAGTTAGGGTTAAAAACACTATTAATTGAAAAAGGTGAATTAGGTGGGACGTGTTTAAATGTTGGATGTATACCTACGAAATCCTACGTCCATTTTGCAGAGCTTATTACAAAGATAAGAAGTGCAAACCAAATAGGTGTTAAGGCTGAAATTAATTATATTGATCTAGAAAAATTTCAATCTAATAAACAGTCTATCGTTCATAAATTAACGAATGGTATAGCTCATTTATTAAAAAATTCTGGAGTAAAGGTCGAAAAAGGCAGCGCTAGTTTCCTTTCACCTTATCAATTAAAGATAAAAAAAGGGAACAAAGAAAAGATTGCTGAAGCGAAAAATATAATTGTTGCCGTTGGTACTTCTCCAATAAATCTTAATACCCTTTCATTTGATTATGAAACGATTGTTTCAAGTTCTGAAGTATTATCTTGGACAACATTACCCAAACATATAGCGATTATCGGTGGTGGAGTCATTGGATTGGAATTTGCAAGTATTTTTTCTCAATTAGGGGTTCGTGTCACAGTAATCGAACAATTACCCCAAATTTTAGCGATGGAAGATGAAGAAATAGTTTCCATGTTAAAGCGGAGTTTAGAAAAACGCGGAGTAGTTTTTTATACATCAACAAAAATAAAGTCCCATGAAAAAAAAGTTGGAAAGGTTTCAATAACACTAGAAAACGTAACATCTAAATTTGAGCTAATGTTCGATAAGGTGTTAGTTGCCGCGGGGAGGAAACCAAATATCGAAAATCTAGATCTAGTTAATGTACCTATTAAAATTGATAAAGGTTTTATCTTAACTAATGAATATATGGAAACGAACGTAAAAGGCATCTATGCCGTAGGTGATGTAACACCAATGTGGCCATTAGCCCATGTAGCTTATGAAGAAGGTTTGGTAGCTGCTGAAAATATTGCAGGCAAGAAGACCAAGATGAATTATCAAGCAACTCCAAGGTGTATTTATACTGCCCCAGAATTAAGTGCTGTTGGGCTAACGGAGCTACAGGCTAAACAACAGTATAACCATGTTACGAGTCAGACTATTTCTTTCAATGCAAACAGTAAGGCGCTGATTAATGGGAATGGGATTGGTGAAGGAAAGCTGAAGATTATTTTCGACGAAACATACGGAGAAATTTTTGGGTTTTCAATGGTAGGTAATGGGGTCAATGAATTAATTGCAGAGGGAACGCTTGCTATGCATCTTGAGTCAACAGTTGAAGAATTAACACACGTCATCCATCCTCACCCTTCTTTATCAGAAGGTGTAAAAGAATTAGCATTATTGGCAATGGGTAAACCATTGCACACCTCATCATTGGTATCACAGTGGAAGTAA
- a CDS encoding dihydrolipoamide acetyltransferase family protein, translated as MQQIEINVPKLGVEMKSAVVDQWERSEGDWVNKGDILLSIQTDKVTYEIEAPDSGFLHIVGQVETEYQIGELLAQLAKTEEVYEKLTSNKNLNTTKINAVIEKTEEQLNRLKTNYLQHRKQRKKISPLAKKMAQVHSIDLAGVTGTGPSGAIVKRDILNKLEEIKEDQSGKHALQKQDNQQGPHLTNYIHLGTNKTIKETRPLSGIRKVIAERMFSSLQNTAQMTDINEVEVSPLIQFREELNELAEISGVKISYTALLVKSVASVLKAVPILNASIDEQEIILWENINIGFAVSIDDGLVVPVIHDADKLSIGQIQQQMNELIMKAKAKQIQPNDINGSTFTVTNIGSYGSLIGTPILNTPEVGILGTGAIQEKPVVKNGEIVIGNMMGTSLTVDHRLIDGAVAGRFQKEFRRMMENPKLLMIS; from the coding sequence GTGCAACAAATTGAAATAAATGTCCCCAAATTAGGAGTTGAAATGAAAAGTGCTGTCGTTGATCAGTGGGAACGATCGGAGGGGGACTGGGTGAACAAAGGTGATATTTTACTAAGTATCCAAACCGATAAAGTGACTTATGAAATTGAAGCACCTGATAGTGGTTTTCTCCATATTGTTGGTCAAGTTGAAACGGAATATCAGATTGGTGAATTATTAGCTCAACTAGCAAAGACAGAAGAAGTTTATGAGAAATTAACAAGTAATAAAAATTTAAACACTACAAAAATAAATGCAGTAATAGAAAAAACTGAAGAACAACTGAATCGTCTCAAAACGAATTATTTACAACATCGAAAGCAGCGTAAAAAAATATCTCCACTAGCTAAAAAGATGGCTCAAGTCCATTCTATAGATCTCGCTGGTGTTACAGGAACTGGTCCATCTGGGGCAATTGTGAAAAGAGATATACTGAATAAGTTAGAAGAGATTAAAGAAGATCAAAGCGGGAAACATGCATTACAAAAACAAGATAACCAACAAGGACCTCATTTAACAAATTATATTCATTTGGGTACAAACAAAACAATTAAGGAAACCAGACCTTTAAGTGGTATTCGGAAAGTAATAGCTGAGCGTATGTTTTCGAGTTTACAAAACACCGCACAAATGACAGATATCAATGAAGTGGAAGTTTCACCACTCATTCAATTTAGAGAAGAATTAAATGAATTGGCTGAAATTTCTGGGGTGAAAATCTCGTATACTGCTCTACTTGTGAAATCCGTTGCTAGTGTATTAAAAGCAGTACCAATATTAAATGCCAGTATTGATGAACAAGAAATAATCCTTTGGGAAAATATTAATATTGGGTTCGCTGTTTCTATTGATGATGGTTTAGTAGTGCCCGTTATTCACGACGCCGATAAACTTTCAATCGGTCAAATCCAGCAACAAATGAATGAATTAATTATGAAAGCTAAAGCGAAGCAAATCCAGCCTAATGACATTAATGGTAGTACGTTTACGGTAACAAATATAGGAAGTTATGGTTCGTTGATAGGGACCCCAATATTAAATACACCAGAAGTAGGTATTTTAGGAACAGGGGCCATTCAAGAAAAGCCTGTTGTTAAAAATGGAGAAATTGTAATTGGCAACATGATGGGAACGAGTTTGACAGTCGACCATCGTTTAATTGATGGAGCAGTTGCAGGAAGGTTTCAAAAAGAGTTTAGAAGGATGATGGAAAACCCCAAGCTCCTTATGATTAGTTAA
- a CDS encoding TRAP transporter large permease, giving the protein MDAQTILIFVLMIVGLLIGIFSGYYLFLVLGGLALIFGVIFWGDAAINLITTSAFTSMKNYTLLAIPLFIFMGNMMEKSGLAEKIFHSLSLLLGRIKGGLAVAVLLVSLLFAASTGVVGATVVTMGLLFLPAMLQRGYNPKLATGVICSGGSLGILIPPSIMLIIYGPLAQISVGQLFYAVMIPGALLGVLYIIYVLIRAQINPDYAPAVPKEELDQYSVKEKLIGILHIFPIGIIVVAVLGSIWFGIAPPTEAAAVGAFAAMLVALAYRKLNFKVLKETLYVTLQTTSMIYAILFLGNFFVSVFMRLGGGRVVEQVLTSLPFGKWGVFIIMLLAVFILGMLMDWIASILIIVPIFTPIAIALGFDPLWFAAMICIMYQTSFITPPFAPALFYLKGVAPKSVSTGQIMSGVWPFVAIQVLLIILCALFPSLILWLPNKLIG; this is encoded by the coding sequence ATGGATGCACAAACAATTTTAATATTTGTTCTAATGATTGTAGGTTTATTAATAGGAATCTTTTCTGGATATTATCTATTTCTTGTACTAGGCGGTCTAGCACTAATCTTTGGTGTGATTTTCTGGGGAGATGCAGCTATTAATCTTATAACAACTAGTGCATTTACTTCGATGAAAAACTATACACTTCTTGCAATTCCTCTATTTATTTTTATGGGAAATATGATGGAGAAATCAGGACTTGCTGAAAAGATATTTCATTCATTAAGTCTTTTACTCGGTCGGATAAAAGGTGGTCTTGCAGTTGCAGTATTATTAGTTTCACTTCTTTTTGCTGCTAGTACTGGAGTTGTTGGTGCAACAGTTGTTACTATGGGACTTCTATTTTTACCTGCAATGTTGCAAAGAGGCTATAATCCTAAGCTAGCAACAGGCGTCATCTGTTCTGGAGGGTCATTGGGAATCCTTATTCCACCAAGTATTATGTTAATTATTTATGGTCCTTTAGCTCAAATTTCTGTCGGACAATTATTTTATGCAGTAATGATCCCAGGCGCTTTACTAGGTGTTCTATATATTATTTATGTCTTAATTCGCGCTCAAATAAATCCGGATTATGCACCTGCAGTTCCGAAAGAAGAGCTTGATCAATATTCGGTAAAAGAGAAGCTTATAGGAATATTACACATTTTCCCGATTGGTATTATCGTTGTTGCTGTCTTAGGGTCAATATGGTTTGGAATAGCACCGCCGACAGAAGCTGCTGCAGTAGGTGCATTTGCAGCGATGTTAGTAGCATTAGCATATCGGAAGTTAAATTTTAAAGTATTAAAAGAAACACTATATGTCACTCTTCAAACCACGAGTATGATATATGCCATCCTCTTTCTCGGTAACTTTTTTGTAAGTGTTTTCATGCGCTTAGGAGGAGGCAGAGTAGTTGAACAAGTCCTAACTTCCTTACCTTTTGGAAAGTGGGGAGTATTTATTATCATGCTTCTTGCTGTCTTTATTTTAGGAATGTTAATGGATTGGATTGCATCAATACTGATAATAGTTCCTATTTTCACACCGATTGCAATTGCGCTTGGCTTTGATCCATTATGGTTTGCAGCAATGATTTGTATTATGTATCAAACATCATTTATCACTCCACCTTTTGCACCAGCATTATTCTACTTAAAAGGTGTTGCACCAAAAAGTGTTAGTACAGGGCAAATTATGAGTGGTGTTTGGCCGTTTGTCGCAATACAAGTTTTACTCATTATTTTATGTGCTTTGTTCCCAAGTTTAATTTTATGGCTTCCTAATAAATTAATAGGATAG
- a CDS encoding AMP-binding protein, which translates to MHIGHILSRMHWNTNSFIQNKVALKLEEDAEWTYEQLDSVSTRYANTLRELGVRKGDRVGILLFNSLEYCGLYFAIAKLGAIAVRLNFRLTSEEYEFILNDSGTTVLCFHSSLKEKLEPIKQKVGVQHYIALSYDNVPTPDWAFHEEVLQKGSSQPIRETIEISDPLMLMYTSGTTGRPKGALWSHDNTLWFNAMQIMKWQINDSTTTLVSGPLYHVGALEDIAFPTLLAGGTVIMMKSGNFQIERTLSIIENNKVTDCLLFPFMIYEMLNMKNEEDYQLKNLSTIYSGGDPVLPWALEQLKGRYPHIGLVQVYGLTEGTPIATSLDAHDVQLKGHTVGKPMPLTEVKIVDDNRNELPIGEVGEICIKSPVVCNGYWNRPEVNAVTFVDGWCYTGDLGVVDEDGFVSIAGRKKDMIRSGGENIYPVEIENVLIKHPDIIDVAIIGIPDEKFIEAVCAVVIRKETSTITENDVINYCKQYLASYKKPKVVCFTDTIPRTASGKVQKFILREQYTTISDMNIDLT; encoded by the coding sequence GTGCATATCGGACATATTTTAAGTAGGATGCATTGGAACACGAATTCTTTTATCCAGAATAAAGTTGCCTTAAAACTAGAAGAAGATGCTGAATGGACATACGAACAGCTGGATAGTGTTTCGACACGTTATGCGAATACACTTCGTGAGCTAGGTGTGCGAAAAGGAGATCGAGTAGGCATCTTACTATTTAATTCATTAGAATATTGCGGTTTATATTTTGCTATTGCAAAATTAGGGGCTATAGCTGTTCGTTTAAATTTTAGATTAACAAGTGAAGAATATGAATTTATTTTAAATGACTCAGGTACAACAGTTCTTTGTTTTCATTCATCCTTGAAAGAAAAATTAGAGCCTATTAAACAGAAAGTTGGGGTGCAACATTATATTGCTCTCAGTTATGATAATGTTCCAACTCCCGATTGGGCATTTCACGAAGAAGTATTACAAAAAGGAAGTTCACAACCTATTCGTGAAACAATCGAAATTAGTGATCCATTAATGCTAATGTATACATCTGGAACGACAGGACGACCGAAAGGAGCTTTATGGTCTCACGATAACACGTTATGGTTTAATGCGATGCAAATTATGAAATGGCAAATTAATGATTCGACTACTACCCTTGTGTCGGGACCGTTATATCATGTAGGTGCATTGGAAGATATTGCATTTCCGACTTTACTTGCAGGTGGCACGGTCATCATGATGAAAAGTGGAAATTTCCAAATTGAACGAACGCTATCCATCATAGAAAACAATAAAGTAACCGATTGTCTGCTTTTTCCTTTTATGATTTATGAAATGCTTAACATGAAAAATGAGGAGGATTATCAATTAAAAAATTTATCAACAATCTATTCAGGTGGCGATCCTGTTCTTCCGTGGGCTTTAGAACAGTTAAAGGGGAGGTATCCTCATATCGGATTAGTGCAAGTGTATGGTTTAACAGAGGGAACTCCTATTGCAACTTCCCTTGATGCTCATGATGTTCAATTGAAAGGACATACAGTTGGAAAACCAATGCCATTAACGGAAGTAAAAATAGTCGATGATAATCGAAATGAACTCCCGATCGGTGAAGTTGGAGAAATTTGTATTAAAAGTCCAGTCGTTTGTAACGGTTATTGGAATCGACCAGAGGTGAATGCCGTTACCTTTGTTGATGGATGGTGCTATACGGGAGATCTCGGGGTAGTTGATGAAGATGGTTTTGTTTCAATAGCTGGTAGAAAAAAAGATATGATTAGAAGTGGTGGGGAAAACATTTATCCAGTTGAAATAGAAAATGTCCTGATTAAACATCCTGATATCATCGATGTAGCTATTATTGGCATTCCAGATGAGAAATTTATTGAGGCAGTATGTGCAGTAGTTATCCGAAAAGAAACAAGCACGATTACAGAAAATGACGTAATCAACTATTGTAAACAGTATCTAGCAAGTTATAAGAAGCCTAAGGTTGTTTGTTTTACGGATACTATCCCAAGAACAGCATCAGGAAAAGTTCAGAAATTTATATTAAGAGAACAATACACGACGATATCTGATATGAATATAGACCTTACATGA
- a CDS encoding thiamine pyrophosphate-dependent dehydrogenase E1 component subunit alpha, with amino-acid sequence MTISNEQKVELLKQILTAREFEERLSKLFAENKLAGWVHLCKGQETMGAALSLFMKSEDFLVPYHRSRSSLLGKGLEPKILLSEIMGKKTGCCNGIGGEAHIMDAKSGIYGTGGIIGSSIPISVGIAYANQLEGNNSIVISGFGEGGSNRGAFHEALNMAATWNLGIVFICENNQYAEFSPLDVQMKIENLADRAIGYGMPGEIVDGYNPIECAEIVEKAIQRARNGGGPTLIEVKTYRLHGHYEGDPMNYRTKEEYEHWARRDPVITFRQELLGANVINEDELDQFEKDMNEWLDEAVHFALDSPYPDEEDARKFVYA; translated from the coding sequence ATGACGATATCTAACGAGCAGAAGGTAGAACTTTTGAAGCAAATATTAACTGCGAGAGAGTTTGAAGAAAGATTGTCAAAATTGTTTGCTGAAAATAAGTTAGCAGGTTGGGTCCACTTATGTAAAGGGCAGGAAACGATGGGGGCCGCACTTTCCCTTTTTATGAAATCCGAAGATTTTCTTGTGCCGTATCATCGCTCTAGATCTTCCCTGTTAGGAAAAGGACTCGAACCTAAAATCTTATTATCCGAAATTATGGGAAAAAAGACGGGCTGTTGTAATGGCATTGGTGGAGAAGCTCATATTATGGATGCGAAATCAGGTATTTATGGTACTGGAGGCATCATCGGAAGTAGTATCCCGATTTCAGTCGGAATTGCTTATGCAAATCAATTAGAAGGAAATAACTCTATCGTTATCTCGGGTTTTGGTGAGGGAGGAAGCAATCGGGGGGCTTTTCACGAAGCTTTAAATATGGCTGCTACATGGAACTTAGGGATTGTTTTTATATGCGAAAACAACCAATATGCTGAGTTTTCACCACTAGATGTACAAATGAAAATTGAAAATTTGGCCGACCGTGCCATCGGGTACGGAATGCCTGGTGAAATTGTGGACGGCTATAACCCGATCGAATGTGCTGAAATAGTAGAAAAAGCAATTCAACGTGCTCGCAATGGTGGTGGACCAACACTTATCGAAGTCAAAACGTATCGTCTTCACGGACATTATGAAGGTGATCCAATGAATTATAGAACGAAGGAAGAGTATGAACATTGGGCACGACGTGATCCTGTAATTACATTTCGTCAGGAACTACTCGGTGCAAATGTGATTAATGAAGACGAGTTAGATCAGTTTGAAAAGGACATGAATGAATGGTTAGATGAAGCGGTTCATTTTGCATTAGATTCCCCGTACCCAGATGAAGAAGATGCTAGAAAATTTGTTTATGCATAG
- a CDS encoding SDR family NAD(P)-dependent oxidoreductase: MLEKLFNLKGKTVIVTGGSRGIGETMVKALSEVGANVVVASRNIERCKDVVSSIEENGGNALAIELDVGSEESAKEMVQQTLDHFGSIDVLVNNAGISPFMSAIEKTKPSGFDKIMNINLRGALLCAQAVSEHMISKKSGKIINISSSSAAVPVKGIGVYAVSKTALIQLTKTLAFEWGKYNINVNSIAPGFMDAGVADLVQDLDGFFDDILHRTPLGRTGKATELIGTLLLLTSDASSYITGQTIFIDGGAGNC, encoded by the coding sequence ATGTTAGAGAAGCTGTTTAATTTAAAAGGCAAAACAGTCATTGTTACTGGAGGCAGTAGAGGGATAGGAGAAACGATGGTAAAGGCGTTGTCAGAAGTTGGTGCGAATGTGGTTGTCGCAAGCCGAAACATTGAGAGGTGTAAAGATGTTGTTTCAAGTATTGAAGAAAATGGTGGGAATGCTCTGGCCATTGAATTAGATGTAGGTAGTGAAGAAAGTGCAAAAGAGATGGTCCAACAAACACTAGATCATTTTGGTTCCATTGATGTTTTAGTGAATAATGCAGGGATCAGTCCATTTATGTCAGCAATTGAAAAAACGAAACCATCAGGGTTTGACAAAATTATGAATATCAATTTACGAGGTGCTTTACTTTGTGCACAAGCAGTGAGTGAACATATGATAAGCAAAAAGAGTGGCAAGATCATTAATATTTCTTCCTCGTCAGCAGCAGTTCCTGTTAAGGGAATTGGTGTGTATGCAGTGAGTAAAACAGCATTAATTCAACTAACCAAAACGTTAGCTTTTGAATGGGGTAAATACAATATCAATGTAAATTCGATAGCACCAGGTTTTATGGATGCAGGTGTAGCAGACCTTGTTCAAGATTTAGATGGATTTTTTGATGATATTTTACACCGTACTCCGTTGGGGCGAACAGGAAAAGCAACAGAATTAATAGGGACTTTATTGTTACTCACTTCTGATGCTTCTAGTTATATTACAGGACAAACGATCTTCATCGATGGAGGGGCAGGAAATTGTTAA
- a CDS encoding MaoC/PaaZ C-terminal domain-containing protein: MFDKKFEHFSVGETWISRGRTITEADIVMFSAFSGDWYPLHTDKEYAEKQTPFKQRIAHGMLVLSAATGLQKMDPEIIVAFYGVEKLRFITPTFINDTIHVEMKVLDLQDKQNGTGVVTFEEKVVKQTGETAIIGTFKVLINKENKEG, encoded by the coding sequence ATGTTTGATAAAAAATTTGAACACTTTTCTGTAGGAGAAACTTGGATTTCACGAGGAAGAACGATTACTGAAGCAGATATCGTTATGTTTTCTGCATTTAGCGGTGATTGGTATCCACTTCATACTGATAAAGAATATGCTGAAAAACAAACACCTTTTAAACAAAGAATAGCACATGGGATGCTCGTACTTTCAGCAGCAACTGGATTACAAAAGATGGATCCAGAAATTATTGTTGCATTTTATGGAGTTGAAAAGCTTCGTTTTATTACACCAACATTTATTAATGACACCATTCATGTAGAAATGAAAGTACTAGATTTACAAGATAAACAGAACGGAACTGGGGTAGTAACTTTTGAGGAAAAAGTCGTCAAGCAAACTGGGGAAACGGCTATCATTGGTACTTTTAAAGTTTTAATCAATAAGGAAAATAAAGAAGGTTAA
- a CDS encoding SDR family NAD(P)-dependent oxidoreductase has product MLSEKRVAVVTGAGRGIGQSIVRKLVLDGYKVYGIDKRLNLDISEHDQNQDLQAISYVEVDVTDPNRISDVFDNIYSQNGRLDILVNNAAITNNISAIAKMDIDKWQQELDVNLNGVFYCTKYALKYMVQKNWGRIVNISSMAGKIGLDRQSSYAASKAGILGLTKNVTIEYAEHGIACNAILPGLINTEAVQSMPPAIRDEAMNSIPANRFGETEEVAQLVSFLISDQAGYINGIEIPIDGGSHCNPITLARTKKT; this is encoded by the coding sequence TTGTTAAGTGAAAAAAGAGTTGCCGTTGTGACAGGTGCTGGTAGAGGGATAGGTCAGTCCATCGTTAGGAAGCTAGTTTTAGACGGTTACAAAGTGTACGGAATTGATAAAAGATTGAATTTGGATATTTCAGAGCATGATCAAAATCAAGATCTTCAAGCGATATCATATGTCGAAGTAGATGTAACGGATCCTAATCGTATAAGTGATGTGTTTGACAATATTTACAGTCAAAATGGTCGTTTAGATATTCTCGTGAATAATGCAGCAATTACTAATAATATTTCGGCCATTGCAAAGATGGATATTGATAAATGGCAACAAGAATTAGATGTAAATTTAAATGGTGTCTTTTATTGCACAAAGTATGCTTTGAAGTATATGGTTCAAAAAAACTGGGGCAGGATTGTTAATATTTCTTCTATGGCTGGTAAAATCGGATTAGATCGCCAGTCATCTTACGCAGCAAGTAAAGCTGGAATATTAGGACTAACTAAAAATGTGACAATAGAATATGCAGAGCATGGAATTGCTTGTAATGCGATCTTGCCTGGCTTAATTAATACCGAAGCAGTTCAATCCATGCCCCCTGCAATTAGGGATGAAGCGATGAACTCTATCCCTGCCAATCGTTTCGGTGAAACAGAAGAGGTGGCACAATTAGTATCTTTCCTTATATCGGATCAAGCGGGTTATATTAATGGAATTGAAATTCCAATTGATGGTGGTTCACATTGCAATCCAATTACTCTTGCAAGAACG
- a CDS encoding enoyl-CoA hydratase/isomerase family protein, which translates to MSEQPVLYEKKGFKAYITFNRPHAMNSMTPEGFEMVGNYFIEAQNDEDVRVIILTGAGEKAFCAGADLKQTIPLIQEGKIDPEKLEVAMLKNIPVWKPIIAAVNGFCLAGGTEILEATDIRIASEDAKFGLPEPKWSIMASAGSLVRLVRQIPYCRAMEILLTGEQISAHEALEIGLINKVVSKDKLFDEVERYADIICNNGPIAVQNTKKAVLRLLNLPMDLAFREEWSYSVDAFTSNDAKEGIQSFIKKRSPSFKGN; encoded by the coding sequence TTGTCAGAACAACCTGTTTTATATGAAAAAAAAGGATTTAAGGCATATATAACATTTAATCGACCTCATGCGATGAATTCGATGACACCCGAAGGATTTGAAATGGTCGGAAACTATTTTATTGAAGCTCAAAACGACGAAGACGTTCGGGTTATTATCCTTACAGGTGCTGGTGAAAAAGCTTTTTGTGCGGGGGCCGATTTAAAGCAGACGATCCCTCTTATTCAAGAAGGAAAAATCGATCCAGAAAAATTAGAAGTAGCGATGTTAAAGAATATACCAGTATGGAAGCCCATTATTGCAGCAGTGAATGGTTTCTGTCTAGCTGGTGGGACAGAAATTTTGGAGGCTACTGATATTCGTATCGCTTCAGAAGATGCAAAATTTGGATTGCCTGAACCGAAGTGGTCAATTATGGCTTCTGCAGGATCTCTGGTTAGACTAGTACGGCAAATTCCGTACTGTAGAGCAATGGAAATTCTTTTAACAGGTGAACAAATTTCTGCACATGAGGCACTTGAAATTGGTTTGATTAATAAAGTTGTTTCAAAAGATAAACTATTTGATGAAGTAGAAAGGTATGCAGACATCATTTGTAACAATGGCCCCATTGCTGTACAAAATACCAAAAAGGCTGTATTACGGCTATTAAATCTTCCAATGGATTTAGCCTTCCGTGAAGAGTGGAGTTATTCAGTAGATGCCTTTACTAGTAACGATGCAAAAGAAGGGATCCAATCATTTATTAAAAAAAGATCACCATCTTTTAAAGGTAATTAA
- a CDS encoding alpha-ketoacid dehydrogenase subunit beta, which produces MTEKLNLRWALNHALDEEMARDKKVFLMGEDIGKAGGTFGITRGLYEKYGDLRVKDTPISEEGIMGAAVGAALVGYRPIVDLMFMDFITIAMEQLANQAAKTYYFSGGKIKVPLVVRALAGGGFRAGGHHSQTLESWFTHVPGLKVVYPSTPYDAKGLLKASIRDDNPVVFLEHKSLLGLKGAVPSEEYVIPLGKADIKREGKDVTIVTFGRMIHTCLEAAKELSELGIEAEVVDPRTLLPLDKETIIQSVQKTNRVMIVQEAPLHSGFGAEIAAMISEEAVYDLDAPIKRVAGAFTPIPVGKTEDFLYPSVSDIVLTAKSLVD; this is translated from the coding sequence ATGACGGAAAAATTAAATTTACGTTGGGCTTTAAATCACGCGTTAGATGAAGAAATGGCTCGCGATAAAAAGGTATTTTTAATGGGTGAAGATATCGGGAAAGCGGGAGGAACCTTTGGAATCACCCGTGGCTTGTATGAGAAATATGGTGACTTACGGGTTAAAGATACTCCAATAAGTGAAGAAGGAATTATGGGAGCTGCAGTCGGTGCGGCGCTCGTAGGTTATCGTCCAATCGTTGACCTCATGTTTATGGATTTTATTACGATTGCGATGGAACAACTCGCCAATCAAGCTGCTAAGACGTACTATTTTTCAGGTGGAAAAATTAAAGTTCCATTAGTCGTAAGAGCACTTGCGGGTGGAGGATTTCGTGCGGGAGGTCACCATTCGCAAACACTTGAAAGCTGGTTTACTCATGTACCAGGATTAAAGGTCGTTTACCCCTCTACACCTTATGATGCAAAAGGGTTATTAAAGGCATCAATTCGAGATGATAATCCCGTTGTCTTTTTAGAACATAAGTCATTATTAGGTTTAAAGGGAGCAGTTCCTTCAGAAGAATACGTAATTCCTTTAGGAAAAGCAGATATTAAGAGGGAAGGAAAAGATGTAACGATTGTTACGTTTGGACGGATGATTCACACTTGTTTAGAGGCTGCTAAAGAACTATCAGAACTTGGAATAGAAGCCGAGGTAGTTGATCCACGAACACTATTACCGTTAGATAAAGAAACGATTATTCAATCTGTTCAAAAAACGAATCGTGTCATGATTGTTCAAGAGGCACCTTTACATAGTGGGTTTGGTGCGGAAATAGCAGCGATGATTAGTGAAGAAGCGGTTTATGACCTTGACGCGCCTATTAAGCGTGTAGCTGGTGCATTTACACCTATTCCAGTCGGAAAAACAGAAGATTTCTTATACCCTAGCGTTAGCGACATCGTTTTAACTGCTAAGAGTTTAGTAGATTAG